Within the Salvia hispanica cultivar TCC Black 2014 chromosome 4, UniMelb_Shisp_WGS_1.0, whole genome shotgun sequence genome, the region tttaaaaaaaagttgtaattttatatttcaagtttaaaataataagattGATTATAAGTCGATCAAAAGTTAGGatacaaatgaaaattatacCGTCAAATTTTTTAGAATAGAGATGGTCGGTGCATGCGATGCATTGTgctaaaaaaatgtgaaaaattagtactagtaccttttattttttaagaagtTAGATGGTCGGTGCATTTGATGCGTTttgctgaaaaaaaaaatgaaatcgaGGTCGAATTGTGAGTCTTTTATACACTAGTTATTTGTATTTGAATCGTGGTCTATAGAAATTGGGATGAAATTTCATTTAAGGCTCgtttgaaaatattagtatttgtaCAGAGATCGAAACAGAAAATTTGTACGGCGAATTTGATATACttgatttgattaattaattaacagtAATAAAACGAGATTAACGATACTATTCAGTATTCACTAAACACTTGAGTGCAATTATCTTAAACATAGtttacataataattaaaaaagaatatagtCTGTAAAGTAAAGAGGCATATACCACAAGAAGCCAGGCGTACGTAatgattgaattaattttattatcatcATTCATTTTCATCCCCACCAATACAATAGAACCCCtactccctccctctctctctctctattcaTTTCTCTCCGATCAATCTCGATTCACTATCTCTTAACTCACTATTCCTTTATTGTTTCTCTATTTACTACTACACTACTTAATACGCTCAATACTAATTAATTCCGAGAAGAATGGATGACGCCAGATCGAAGAAACCTAACGGTTTCTGCAGCAGCGGCGCCTACGACACGGTCTGGGAGTGCGTCATCCCCTACGTGCACGACCCGCGCGACCGGGACGCGGTGTCGCTCGTCTGCAAGCGATGGTACGAGATCGACGCCATCACGCGCAAGCACGTCACCATGGCGCTCTGCTACACCGCCACGCCGCACCGCCTCTCGCGCCGCTTTCCGCATCTCGAGTCGCTCAAGCTCAAGGGCAAGCCTCGCGCCGCTATGTTCAACCTCATTCCTGAGGATTGGGGCGGATTCGTCACGCCCTGGGTCCACCAAATCCTCACCTCCTACGGAAGGATGAAGGTGCTGCACTTCCGTCGGATGATTGTCAAGGATTCAGATCTCGACCTTCTCGCCACCTCTCATGGCAAGGTTTTGGAAGTTTTGCGGTTAGATAAGTGCTCCGGTTTCTCTACCGATGGACTTCTGCGTATAGCCAGATTCTGCAGgtgctaatttttttatttgatttcacTTTTATGATTTCATCTCTATTTGGTAATTTCTGTTATTGATATGGTTGCATATTTCATTAAGTATTTTTCAgttgatctattttttggaAGATATGTCAACAGTTAcatcattaatttttcaaatttctgtTGCTGGATCTGAGTGATTTGCACTCTTATTAGTAGGTGGCGTAAACATGTGGTTTGCCGATGCATATGTTTGACTTTTCATTTTCGATCAGATTTGGTGACGATTTGGAGTTCTCATgtccaaatcaaaatcattttaaaatcttgtTTTTGCAGCAAATAATAGTTCTAATTGTGAGCTCGCTGATTATGATGACACAGACATTGTGTCAACTCTATTTCATTCCAACTTTTCATCGTTACATCCAGTAATACTGTTTGTGCGCACCTCATGCTTAAATATGATATGACTAGACGAATATCGCAGGAgatattaactttttttttaaaacttatgtgatcaaatcaattcaaatgaTTTTGAGGATCTGTTATTAAGTTATTAACTAATGCACGCTTTCTCAAAATATGGCATCTTAACATATGATAGAGTTATTTGTGTACATGCTTGATTTATTGGGTCTTAGAATGTGGTAGATCAATGAAAACAATAGTGGTTGCACCATTTTATGTGTGGTTCTATAGAGTGGAGCTTAGAAAAAATTCAAGCTCTTGTCTGTCCTGACAATTGTTTGTTGATTTCACTCAGAAGTCTTGTTTAGTAGAACTGTATGGTCAAGGAAGAATTGTTTATTATGTGTTTGCATTTCTATACTTAATGGATGATGTTTCTCTGTAAGCCCCAACATAATTAAGAAAGGAAAGAGAACAAATATAGAAACATCTGATAACAAATTAGATGCCTTAGCTAATATTACCAGATGATTTCCGATTACATTTTGGTCTGTGGATTGTATAACTGTGAGAAATATGAAACTCTATTTGTTCAATCTAAAACgttttttctttgttataGGAATTTGAGAAACTTGCTTTTGGAAGAAAGCTCAATAATTGAGAATGATGGAGAATGGCTGAATGAGCTTGCAATGAACAATACAGTTCTTGAAAGTTTGAATTTCTATATGACTGATCTCATGAAAGTTAGACCTAGAGACCTTGAACAGATAGCAAGAAGATGCCCGAAGTTGGCCTCAATGAAAATTAGCGATTGTGATGTCTCAGACCTTATAGGTTTTTTCCGAGCAGCAGCTTCATTGGAAGAATTCTGTGGGGGATCTTTTAGTGAGCCCCCTGGACAGGTTGGTGAAGGTGTTTTTAATGAGCAACTGGAAAGGTATGCCAACGTTGTATTCCCTAGTCGGCTGTGCCGCTTGGGTCTTACTTACCTGGGGAAAGCAGAATTGCCAATTGTATATCATGTTGCTTCCAGACTTAAAAAATTGGATCTCCTTTATGCTTTGCTGGATACTGAAGGCCATTATCAGTTGCTGCAGAGATGCCCTAACCTGGAAGTTCTTGAGGTAGATTTAGAAGTCTTGCATTTGTCATTTGAGATATGCCTTATGACTAATAAAATTTGCTGGAGtatgaattttttgttaaacTACAGTGCCTATAAGtagttttattaaataaatctaaTCTTAGATATTTACCTTTCCGGCCAGTAAACTTTCTGAGAACTTATGCATCTCTGTTCTGGTAAGTAGGTTCTTTATGcgtttaaaacaaataattgagATGAAGCTTGTGTTGAGCTCTGCTGCCTCACGAGTATAGGATTAATCGATGTCTGAATAGTATTTGACTAACAATATGAGGAACATATGAATTAAtgggaaaaataaattgagtaGAGAAAGAGTTTGTCTTGTATGAgtagagaaataaattatgtatggTAAAAAAATCCATGGCTTCTTTGTCTTGCATTGTAAGGTAACATTTTCAGCTCCACTCTGGACAGCTTATGATGCTGGTTCATGGTTCTTCTGTTATTTGGATATGGAGTTGggttgattttgaattttcatggAAGACAACTTATAGCATCTCTATGtgaatttcttgattttgttattttttgctGAACCTGGATAGTGGTCTTTCGACCTTCATGCACCTTTTGTAAACTTTGAATTTGAAGTACAGTTCAAAGTGTCAATATGCTATTCCCTAATGCTTATGGAACTGACTTTGATGACAATATGGAACAGACAAGAAACGTCATCGGAGATAGAGGAATGGAAATTCTGGGTGAGTTCtgcaagaaaatgaaaagactGAGGATAGAGCGTGGAGCTGATGAGCAAGACATGGAAGATGTCGAAGGTGTGGTCTCCCAGAGAGGACTCATGGCTCTGGCGCAAGGATGTCTCGAATTGGAGTACTTGGCCGTGTATGTGTCAGATATCACAAATGCATCACTGGAGTGCATGGGAACGTACTCAAAAAACCTATGTGACTTTCGGTTGGTTTTATTGGACAGAGAGGAACGAATTACAGACCTCCCTCTTGACAATGGAGTTCGGTCACTATTAATGGGGTGCCACAAACTGAGGAGGTTTGCATTGTATCTACGGCCTGGTGGGCTGAGCGACGTGGGTCTGAGCTACATAGGGCAGTACAGCCGCAACGTGAGATGGATGCTTCTGGGTTACGTAGGACAGTCGGATGAAGGTCTGTTGGAGTTCTCAAAGGGGTGCCCGAGCCTGCAGAAGCTGGAGATGAGAGGCTGTTGCTTCAGCGAGCGTGCACTGGCAATGGCGGCCCTGCAGCTGACGTCTCTAAGGTACTTGTGGGTGCAGGGATATCGAGCATCTGCAAATGGCCGAGACCTGCTGGCAATGGTGAGGCCGAACTGGAACATCGAGCTGATACCATCGAGACAAGTCGTAGTGCAGGACACGGAAGGAGGGCCGATAGTGGCAGAGCATCCAGCGCACATACTCGCTTATTGGTCCCTCGCCGGGCCGAGAACAGATTTCCCCTCAACAGTGAGGCCCCTAGCACCTTGAATCATACTTGCTTGTTACGTATGCTTGCATATAcacttttgtttatttgtttagttGCATTGTTCATAAATCACGTCTTCTTCGTCCACGCCCACTCCCACTGTTGTGTGAActtaatttagaatatttaactaataaattttgCCTTGTAGAAGCAACTTCAATAATCTGATTTTCTGTAGCGCAAAAACAGGATGTTGTTGTAGGCTGTAAATACTTAATTGTTTGATTTCttctttaatatttacacAAGTAGTAATGTACTTTAACATTTACTACTACTtgcttttcttgttttctctTTAAGGGGTTTTCTTCTTTGTATTGTCCCCTTGTTTTTGGAATtgctttaatatttttgcttgtatattttgtgatcTGTCCGGACAAAAGAAGATGTGGGAGTGTTAAAAAAAGGTGATTGGAATTTGATATTGGAAGTGTGTAATGTGATTAATTTCGGTAAAAAGTTTAAAACTTATGAATGCATAATATTAGTGGTGACTAACTAAAATCAGTGACATAGTGAAAATCATCTTAGTAAATATGCCACTTATATCACTATAATACATCATTTTTTTGGTTCAATAGTTCTTACCGCATGCTCATCGTTGAGATATAAtttctgaaaataaaataaaataaaataaaaatcagagACATATTGAAAACTATCTCAGTAAATAACATTTATCACTATTAATTGCAAATTATCTGTTGAACTTTTCACAACCAATAACACCCTAACTAATTTTCTCTCATAATTCACTAAATTCATTCTACTATGCGTCCTTCATTACCAGAATTATTAATTACGTACAAAAGAAGTACACATTTGTGAGAATTGCAAGCGATTAGTTTAAATAAGTGCATAATTCTTGATTCAGGTGTGCATGACAAATCGTGTCCCTAAgtctattatttagttatgcATTAGAGAATGTGTAATTAAACGCACATTTGTTACGCATTCTCAGAACGCGACGTGTAACACCCATCAGCagaatttaaaaaagtaaCCCATTTAGGAACACAATTTTTCAAACACGAataattagaaagaaaaacatgaaactaaaatatttggattaaaGGGACATTtatgcaaaaaataatactccttttCTTCACGATCAAAGGGACattttggattaattaattatcacacTTCCCATCTTCACGATCAAAATAAAGGGACACAACTCTACACACctttattttgtactattcTATAGTAGGCAAATAAATGTCTAAATAGTTTCCAATTAACTTCTTAACTGTTACTTAAATATAGTGGCTGATGATTCTTCCttttcaaaaagaaatgtaCATGATTGAGATTTGACTCCAACTTTCTTATGCACCAAAGAGTAGAAAAGCCCACCaccaaaacaaatataaataaaataacttaatAATTACCAATTTTCTTTGCTTTATGTGGCTTCTTTCCACTCGAAAATGTGCCATGTTTCTACAAATTCACGAAaatgcttcttttttttatcattatgtTTTCAATATTGCCATTGCCAGTCAAATCAATATTCTGTGGAGCAATACATCTTGTCCTATATAGgagtgttttcatttttaccactCTAACTAAATCAATAGAGAAGAATTATATTGActcaagaaaaaatagaaatgttttATCgttaaaagatttaatttttgttatattgagtcaagaaaaaaatagaaatattatagaaatatatgcagTCAGCTCACACAAAACTCctttataataaatacataaattaataattttaattaaattaatatattgttattaataaatttaaagtttaaatttaattttataaattaaatctaatattaaaataataaaaaaacaaaatgaaggaTGTCAACGAGAagaagataattttaaaataatatcagatttattacatcattgaaataatatcatattgaaacagttaaaaatgtgaatgagaTGAAATCATCCAACAGTCCAAAAGGGCAATTTCTGGTGAAAAAGTGGCAAAAAGACCGATTTTGAAATAAACCTTAGTTCATGGACTATTATAGGTATATTTTAAGTCCATTAACTATTGGTGAGATAAACCTATAGTTCAGGGACCATTTTTATAATCGActctatataataataataataataataataataataataataataataataataataataataataataatgaaaacaaCCATAATCGTTACGAAACTACGATCTAGAACAATCTAAGatggaatattaaatcacAGATCAAGTGTATGATCACTTTGTAAAAGTAGTGGCTGAGATCAAACAGTGGGTCAATATACCAAAATGATTATCAagtaatttttctttcctaAACCAtatccaaacaaaaaaatataatagtatgaaagtagtaatagtaatataaaaatggTTAAAAAGTAGCATGACAATATTACAAAATCTCCTTTATTAACTTGGTGTATATGTCTGTGTGTGTTTGCTGACACAAAAAAGTTGGTTTTAATGGGTAATCCAAAAAACTTGACAGCAGCCACACCAAACAAGACCCATCACTACTATAATATAAACCATAACCTATGTTACCATAACAAAACCAaccatttttatttccttttaatcCTACATTAATACAATCCCATTTTAAAGCATCTCACCACACACACATGTTTTCATGTCTCCTTTCCTCTTTCTAATTCTCCTCTCTTTTGGATTCATTCATTCACACccttatttcttcatcaactcatgcatgatttgatttgatttaatttgattaaattaaatccataTTTCAAagattccaaaataaaaaagtagcTAGATTCCCAGTAAAATGATTCTAGTTTGTTTGCTTTAAGTTTAAGAGATCAGTCTAATATTTGTGAAGGAAGTTACTAAAGTGGAGGTGATGGAGACCTTGTGTCCTAGTTCAGCGGTGTGGAATTCGAGTTGGGTGCAGAGCAGTGGCGGCAGCGCGTGGACGAAAGAGGAGAACAAGCGGTTCGAGAGCGCTCTGGCGATATTCGACGACAAGACTCCCAACAGGTGGTTTAAGGTTGCAGAGATGATACCTGGGAAATCTGTTTATGATGTAATAAATCAGTACAGAGAGTTGGTTGCAGATGTTACTGATATCGAGGCTGGTTTGGTCCCAATCCCAGGCTACTTGGCTTCTTCTTTTACATTGGAATTAGCCGATGATCATCTCTTTAGGAAGAGGCCTAGGAACACTACCACTACTTGTGATCAAGAGCGAAAAAAGGGGGTCCCATGGACTGAAGAAGAGCACAGGTACtataatgttaatttttatCTGATTTTCCCGTCAATCAAGATTATTCTGGCTAGACTTCATGCTGCCATAGAGAAAAACCTGACATACTCATAATTAATTGAGTTATGATTTAGCCTCCCAAGAAAGATTATATATGGCATGTTTTTCTCCGTGTATACATCATGTCTAGCCAGAATCTCGATTGACGGGAAAATcagatcaaataaaaattcagtAATCAACATACATACATCATTGAGTTGAaagttcaataatttattaatagtagtatagtaaaattaaaagggaaAACCTAGCATACTCGGTCTAGAAAGAGTATTTCAGGTTTTTCTCCGCATCAAAATTACAACAAATCAATAATTCAGTGATTATTTATCACCATACACAATATCATTGAGTAACTTCAcataatttgatgaaaattcaATAGTTTAAAGAATATTGAAGTTGTGTGATTGAGAAAATTGTAGGAGGTTTCTACTGGGGCTGGAGAAGCATGGGAAAGGGGATTGGAGAAACATATCAAGAAACTTCGTGGTGTCGAAAACGCCAACGCAAGTAGCGAGCCACGCGCAGAAGTACTACCTGCGGCAGCTCTCGGGCGGGAAGGACAAGAGGCGGCCGAGCATCCACGACATCACAACAGTGCACCTCATCGCCGAGAAGCAGCCGCTGCAGAAATCTAGCCATGATCTTATTTCCAACACCACCGATGGCATAGTGATGGATTGGAACACCAAAAATGAGGATTCTTTCACTACTCATTGCATCTTCAACATTGGTGCCTCTACCCCTTCCTTCTATATCAAATCGCCTAGATTTTAtggttgaaaaaaattgaaaatgagatGTAATGTTACATGTTAATGTACCTATCCGAAAATGACCATCTCAATTATTCCATGTTGATGTTTCagtctcattttaattatcatattattacCTTGCTTCTTACCTCGATAAATTTACCAtgccactaattttttttgtctttttttttcctcgcACAATAACCAAAtcagtttaattaaatttaactaatGAATTTTGATATCTTGATGTTGTGGATTATCACTTTATTAATGCAAGTTGGCATTTTGGGTTGGCCTTTAATTTCCGCCAAAGATGTAGGTTGGCCTTTCGATctaaatagtaataataaaaattaaagcatACAATTTGGCCAATATTGCTTTAAGATTGATCACATCACAGATTGTCTAGTCTGAGTGTGAATTCCACTAAATTGAAGCATCTTTTGCTTTATTAATCGTCATAAAAATTATGGATCcacataatatcaatattgtggttgtacaatttttaatttttttttttattttttcacatatattGCTTCTTGTTGATTGGAAAGCTTGTATTTTTTGTAGGGATATTGCAAtctcttttcatatttattggtcAATGGTGGCATATTCCACATGGTGTGCAGCTGCTTTCTAAAGTCTCAATACATATCATTGTTCTCTAGATTCTtatatttctctcttttccaaagctaaatactatatatagtaGGATTTGATATGATATAATGCTCttgaataatactactactatgtaCTAGTAATTATTATTCTCATAATGTCCACACGGAGGGGTGTCTTGTTACTTTACCAGGAGtactaaatattaaatatttattacagTAATTAGTATTGTATGCTTGAACTTGTAGAAATCatgatattataaatgaatCAAGTCAATATAtacatcaaaattataaaattaaactcatTATAGATCCGAGATTTCTGTGacttaaattttcaaaagtttaCTATATGCCGTAATCttcatgaaaatttaaaaagtttaaaatatgtagtaatcttcactaactttttcaacttacttttcttcacatttattaaaactcgtgtcgaatTAAACATGGACAATATTTtgcagacggagggagtaatttttatgtatCTGTAAACCTATGGTACATTGCTATATATACTGCCCTCGGTTAATGTCTATAACGACATAAGTTCGATGTATATAATGCCCAAAAAATTGTAATCGGTAAATGTATtttcaaattagaaaaatatgtactttcaaattgtatatgtatattaaatacaATTTTCAGTAGGGTTATTTTAAGCCCAAATGCTATATTCACGTGTATATAATGAGCATGGATAACTTAGATCTATATCATCTATTTTTAATCTAATGAGTCACACTTGACCTTagtattgatataaaaatgcaaGCAAAAGCTCCTAGATTCATGGAGATATAGAACAGCATATAAGTTATCATGCTTGCATATCCATTATTTGAGTCTCCAACAATTATTCcaataattacatatccaATTTGACCTATGGACGAATATgcaagtttttttatttaaaagtgattttttatattaaattttgatttttttttttaaaaatgccACGGGCTAAGCCGGTGGCCAATTGCAGTCTGCCACGTCAGCCTGCTCAGCCGTACAgacgtgctcttatttaagaacACCGCTCTGCCGCTGGCATGGACGGACAACGTGCAGCAGTGAGCAGCGGTCGCCTTGCCAGCGGCACGGATGGCGTCCGTCGGCAAGGAcgaccgctgcggatgctctaacagTGACCAAACTGGGACGcataatttgaaaatctaGTAGATGAGGGAATGCCACGTGTCAACCGCGGATTCTTTTCTCACAAATCTAAAATAcgtcaaaatattaaatttgtcaTAACTTTTTTGATTTAGATTTGTTT harbors:
- the LOC125222439 gene encoding coronatine-insensitive protein 1-like isoform X2, translated to MDDARSKKPNGFCSSGAYDTVWECVIPYVHDPRDRDAVSLVCKRWYEIDAITRKHVTMALCYTATPHRLSRRFPHLESLKLKGKPRAAMFNLIPEDWGGFVTPWVHQILTSYGRMKVLHFRRMIVKDSDLDLLATSHGKVLEVLRLDKCSGFSTDGLLRIARFCRNLRNLLLEESSIIENDGEWLNELAMNNTVLESLNFYMTDLMKVRPRDLEQIARRCPKLASMKISDCDVSDLIGFFRAAASLEEFCGGSFSEPPGQVGEGVFNEQLERYANVVFPSRLCRLGLTYLGKAELPIVYHVASRLKKLDLLYALLDTEGHYQLLQRCPNLEVLETRNVIGDRGMEILGEFCKKMKRLRIERGADEQDMEDVEGVVSQRGLMALAQGCLELEYLAVEERITDLPLDNGVRSLLMGCHKLRRFALYLRPGGLSDVGLSYIGQYSRNVRWMLLGYVGQSDEGLLEFSKGCPSLQKLEMRGCCFSERALAMAALQLTSLRYLWVQGYRASANGRDLLAMVRPNWNIELIPSRQVVVQDTEGGPIVAEHPAHILAYWSLAGPRTDFPSTVRPLAP
- the LOC125218568 gene encoding transcription factor DIVARICATA-like; this translates as METLCPSSAVWNSSWVQSSGGSAWTKEENKRFESALAIFDDKTPNRWFKVAEMIPGKSVYDVINQYRELVADVTDIEAGLVPIPGYLASSFTLELADDHLFRKRPRNTTTTCDQERKKGVPWTEEEHRRFLLGLEKHGKGDWRNISRNFVVSKTPTQVASHAQKYYLRQLSGGKDKRRPSIHDITTVHLIAEKQPLQKSSHDLISNTTDGIVMDWNTKNEDSFTTHCIFNIGASTPSFYIKSPRFYG
- the LOC125222439 gene encoding coronatine-insensitive protein 1-like isoform X3; amino-acid sequence: MDDARSKKPNGFCSSGAYDTVWECVIPYVHDPRDRDAVSLVCKRWYEIDAITRKHVTMALCYTATPHRLSRRFPHLESLKLKGKPRAAMFNLIPEDWGGFVTPWVHQILTSYGRMKVLHFRRMIVKDSDLDLLATSHGKVLEVLRLDKCSGFSTDGLLRIARFCRNLRNLLLEESSIIENDGEWLNELAMNNTVLESLNFYMTDLMKVRPRDLEQIARRCPKLASMKISDCDVSDLIGFFRAAASLEEFCGGSFSEPPGQVGEGVFNEQLERLKKLDLLYALLDTEGHYQLLQRCPNLEVLETRNVIGDRGMEILGEFCKKMKRLRIERGADEQDMEDVEGVVSQRGLMALAQGCLELEYLAVYVSDITNASLECMGTYSKNLCDFRLVLLDREERITDLPLDNGVRSLLMGCHKLRRFALYLRPGGLSDVGLSYIGQYSRNVRWMLLGYVGQSDEGLLEFSKGCPSLQKLEMRGCCFSERALAMAALQLTSLRYLWVQGYRASANGRDLLAMVRPNWNIELIPSRQVVVQDTEGGPIVAEHPAHILAYWSLAGPRTDFPSTVRPLAP
- the LOC125222439 gene encoding coronatine-insensitive protein 1-like isoform X1, with the translated sequence MDDARSKKPNGFCSSGAYDTVWECVIPYVHDPRDRDAVSLVCKRWYEIDAITRKHVTMALCYTATPHRLSRRFPHLESLKLKGKPRAAMFNLIPEDWGGFVTPWVHQILTSYGRMKVLHFRRMIVKDSDLDLLATSHGKVLEVLRLDKCSGFSTDGLLRIARFCRNLRNLLLEESSIIENDGEWLNELAMNNTVLESLNFYMTDLMKVRPRDLEQIARRCPKLASMKISDCDVSDLIGFFRAAASLEEFCGGSFSEPPGQVGEGVFNEQLERYANVVFPSRLCRLGLTYLGKAELPIVYHVASRLKKLDLLYALLDTEGHYQLLQRCPNLEVLETRNVIGDRGMEILGEFCKKMKRLRIERGADEQDMEDVEGVVSQRGLMALAQGCLELEYLAVYVSDITNASLECMGTYSKNLCDFRLVLLDREERITDLPLDNGVRSLLMGCHKLRRFALYLRPGGLSDVGLSYIGQYSRNVRWMLLGYVGQSDEGLLEFSKGCPSLQKLEMRGCCFSERALAMAALQLTSLRYLWVQGYRASANGRDLLAMVRPNWNIELIPSRQVVVQDTEGGPIVAEHPAHILAYWSLAGPRTDFPSTVRPLAP